One Brachybacterium aquaticum genomic region harbors:
- a CDS encoding CPBP family intramembrane glutamic endopeptidase: MTSPDLDAEAPPATPRLALLPAAGVSASALLLFGLQLGGWGHALLVLSLLGALALSRELAKDLALIGIGITIVSTTSVVASVEWDRFLTIGTVLIAAVTVPLLLDRLVLRRRAIRFPLRTGEPWSRAERAYMVAVPFLGWLILPFYFITSGVYRNWPQISDGGELARFFVGVNFVGTWDELFFICTCFALLRRHFPVRIANLLQATIFVSFLWELGYQAWGPLLTFPFALLQGWLFSRTGSLLYVLIVHLLFDVVVFLAIVHAHNPGMIPIFLV; the protein is encoded by the coding sequence CCGCCCGCCACGCCGCGGCTCGCGCTGCTGCCCGCCGCCGGGGTGTCCGCCTCCGCGCTGCTGCTGTTCGGCCTGCAGCTGGGCGGCTGGGGGCATGCGCTGCTCGTGCTCAGCCTGCTCGGTGCGCTCGCGCTCTCCCGCGAACTGGCCAAGGACCTGGCCCTCATCGGCATCGGGATCACGATCGTCTCGACCACGTCGGTGGTCGCGTCGGTCGAATGGGACCGCTTCCTCACCATCGGCACCGTGCTGATCGCCGCCGTGACGGTGCCGCTGCTGCTGGACCGGCTGGTGCTGCGTCGGCGCGCGATCCGCTTCCCGCTGCGCACCGGGGAGCCCTGGTCGCGGGCGGAGCGGGCGTACATGGTCGCCGTGCCGTTCCTGGGCTGGCTGATCCTGCCCTTCTACTTCATCACCTCGGGCGTGTACCGCAACTGGCCGCAGATCTCCGACGGCGGGGAGCTCGCGCGCTTCTTCGTGGGCGTGAACTTCGTGGGCACCTGGGACGAGCTGTTCTTCATCTGCACCTGCTTCGCGCTGCTGCGCCGCCACTTCCCGGTGCGGATCGCGAACCTGCTCCAGGCGACGATCTTCGTGTCGTTCCTGTGGGAGCTCGGCTACCAGGCGTGGGGTCCGCTGCTGACCTTCCCCTTCGCGCTCCTGCAGGGTTGGCTCTTCTCCCGCACCGGCTCTCTGCTGTACGTGCTGATCGTGCACCTGCTGTTCGACGTGGTCGTGTTCCTCGCGATCGTCCACGCTCACAACCCCGGCATGATCCCGATCTTCCTGGTGTGA
- a CDS encoding TRAP transporter large permease subunit produces the protein MMIPPSNTLIVYSLVSSTSVATLFMAGYGPGLVWVLACIVVVAIISRRRPEMRAGGERILLGLALKTLAKALPAIFMIVVVIGGLLVGFFTATASAVIAVAYSLILGLIYRQLTLKNLPSVIAGSARTTAVVMLLALADSKTVILLLMMLILLIVGAFMDPTPAILIFTPIFLPIALELGVDPIHFGMMITFNLSLGTITPPVGNILFISAKVGGVRVEPVIRQMLPFFAALLIGLVLVVFIPQISMFLPNILGMTGAAG, from the coding sequence ATGATGATCCCGCCCTCGAACACCCTCATCGTGTACTCGCTGGTCTCCTCGACCTCCGTGGCCACGCTGTTCATGGCCGGCTACGGGCCGGGGCTGGTGTGGGTGCTGGCCTGCATCGTGGTGGTGGCGATCATCTCCCGGCGCCGCCCGGAGATGCGCGCCGGCGGCGAGAGGATCCTGCTGGGGCTCGCCCTGAAGACCCTCGCCAAGGCGCTGCCGGCGATCTTCATGATCGTCGTCGTCATCGGCGGTCTGCTGGTCGGCTTCTTCACCGCCACCGCATCGGCGGTCATCGCGGTCGCGTACTCGCTGATCCTGGGCCTGATCTACCGACAGCTCACCCTGAAGAACCTGCCGTCGGTGATCGCGGGCTCGGCCCGCACCACCGCCGTGGTGATGCTGCTGGCGCTCGCGGACTCGAAGACCGTCATCCTGCTGCTGATGATGCTGATCCTGCTGATCGTGGGCGCCTTCATGGATCCCACCCCGGCGATCCTCATCTTCACGCCGATCTTCCTGCCGATCGCGCTGGAACTCGGGGTGGATCCGATCCACTTCGGCATGATGATCACCTTCAACCTGTCGCTGGGCACGATCACCCCACCGGTGGGGAACATCCTGTTCATCAGCGCGAAGGTGGGCGGCGTCCGGGTCGAACCCGTGATCCGGCAGATGCTGCCGTTCTTCGCGGCGCTGCTCATCGGCCTGGTGCTGGTCGTGTTCATCCCGCAGATCTCGATGTTCCTGCCGAACATCCTGGGGATGACCGGCGCCGCCGGCTGA